The Dreissena polymorpha isolate Duluth1 chromosome 8, UMN_Dpol_1.0, whole genome shotgun sequence genome includes the window CACTATGCTACACTGATAATTaccaaacacatttgtttttacattaatttaacaaattattaagaGAAATTACAAAAGATGTTTTGTGTATAGCGTGCCAGGTGTTATTACTAATGGAGTTTGTATTCAAGCTAATGTTatgtataacaagagcaccgcataacaggatCCACGCTTGGCAGCaagtgcagttttgaacaagaaaccgtcggagacaggtgatgctccccaaagtttttttgtcacaatatcgcactatatattcagataaaaggaaacgtcttgagggcacagtagtttgggggacaataatttttttatataaaatttcaaagggccataactctgtgaaaaatcatccgaccagaacccgctgataatatgcacatatcctcttggtagagaagcttcccataaagtttcattgaattccggtcattagttgctgagaaatagccggtcggacgaagtggcgactatatgctccccctaaatttTTAAGGGGGGatcataataaatgaaagcttgtcatattttttttgattttttttatgaggtcacagtgaccttgacctttgaccccaaaatgggtgtggcatgtagagctaatcaaggtgcaactacataggaagtttcaaagttgtaggttaaagcactttgattttcgagccaatgttcaaaaccctgacaaaatgttaaggttttagcaagaagcggacgacacgacgacgagctggctatgacgatATCtcgttttcttcgaaaacagcagagctaaaaattaTTGACACAAAATTGTTGTTCAAGAAATGAAGAATGGTGCAGGATTGTAATATCAAGAACTTCAGCAACATATGCTTGTTTTTCTCTTTATTTTGACAGACTGCACACCTAAGATTGACAGACTTATGAGGTCTCCATGATGGATTCCTCGGTGTGTTTGCCCTTGTCTGTGGTCTGGCGGGCCTTGGCCTTGCGGTCCAGGATACGCTTGCGGTCCTTGTCCATCTTAAGTTTCACTATGACAACCTGCAATGAAAATGGTGGCTTGAGAACATGCAACAAAATTACATCTCCTAAAGTATAATATAATGATTTTGTTATGAAACAAATCTAATATGCATGTGTTTTTGAAAGTAACTACAGAACCTGTCAAATAAAAGTAGGAATACTACTGTAGGAAGGCCTGTATTATTGTACTAGTTTAGCAAGCCGATGATGCAGCTTTCAATTGAAATAATGTTTTCCTACTGTGTTGACTGGTTGGTAAAGAAGAGAGCCTTAGATCAGACAGTCCTCCAGCTACCAGACTGGTTAATATTGCCCACACAAGATATGTCACTGACTCAACAAGTCAGCAGCTTCTTTAGGgcagatataaattaaatttctgCCTTGTGACAAACATTTTCTACTCTTAATTAATACAAGATTAAACCCCAGCATCAGCCATCATCAATGACGAGTTGGGATTAGACAAAAAGTTTAAGAGAAGTCAAAACAATTACAGGACGAACAGAGGGATAATTGCACAACTTTATACCATCAAACTTTTAGGTGTTTTCAAAAAGATTGACAATTGCTGCAATCAAAATCATTATCTGATTAAGGTGCTGTAATGCAGATACAGATTCTCAAACAAtgtaacagtgctccagctaggcttGATGGAGGGGCACAGCACCCCGTCTCCTTAAGGTCACATCCCTGCTACTTGGACCCCCTCGCCCACCATGTCctctttttgtcccctactggtttcaccggaggggacttatttTTTGCGctctgtttgtctgtcggtcagtccgtcacacttttctgtatcctgccataactttaaaagttcttcatatttttacatgaaccttgaaacatggatagatggcaatatggacattatgcgtcatttcattttgttcctgcgtcaaataaaaaataatttaaaaaaaattctgacaatggtggagccggtaggggacatatattgcttggcaatagtcttgttatctGATGACTTTTTACAGGAAacttatatttaaagtttcaatcaATTTATTGAATTTTCTCAGTAAAACTAGCTATATTATTTATAGAAACTATatttcaacaagggctgtttgtaaaacatgcatgccccccatatgggctgtcagttgtagtggcagccattgtgtgaatatgttttttgtcactgtgaccttgaccgttgacctgaaaatcaataggggtcatctgccagtcatgatcaatgtacctatgaagtttcatgatcctaggcttaatttttcttgagttatcatcaggaaaccattttaatgtttcgagtcactgtgacctcgacctttgacctagtgacctaaaaatcaataggggtcatctgccagttatgatcaatgttcttatgaagtttcatgatcctaggcataagcattcttgagttatcatcaggaaaccattttactgtttcgagtcactgtgaccttgacctttgtcctagtgacctgaaaatcaataggggtcacctgccagtcatgatcaatgtacctatgaagtttcatgatcctagggcgtaagcattcttgagttatcatccagaaaccattttacttttttgagtcactgtgaacttgacctttgacatagtgacctaaaaatcaataggggtcatctgccagtcatgatcaatgtacctatcaagtttcatgattctaggcataagcattcttgagttatgatccggaaaccattttactatttcgagtcactgtgacctttacctttgacctgaaaatcaataggggtcatctgccaaatgatcaatgtacctatgaagtttcagcctaagcgttcttgagctatcatcgggaaaccatctggtggacggactggccgaccaaccgacatgtgcaaaacaatataccccctcttcttcgaagggggcataaatataaaaacaagttaTATGATATTCATTATCAtccaaatataacaaaatatattgaacctATTCCACAGGGTTAATATGACTGCACGCACTTTTAAGTGTCTGTTTGACACATGGCCATTTTTAAATCCAAGCTGGTGCACTAAATGTAGGGATgatatatttacaatttaaataaactaCTACTTGTGCCTGTGTAGACTGGTTGGTAAAGAAGAGAGCCTTAGATCAGACAGTCCTCCAGCTACCAGACTGGTTAATATTGCCCACACAAGATATGTCACTGACTCAACAAGTCAGCAGCGTCTTTAGGGCATATAAATGGTAAATATATGTATCCCAGAAAAGCAACACTTtggaaaacaagaaaccgtcggagacgggtgaagctccccaaaggtttatttgtcacaatattgcactatatattcagataaaaggaaacgtcttgaggggcataactttgtacaaaataatacgatggatgcagggttgtcattatgattgtaaacaaaggatcattttggaatagtaaccgattcGGCCGGGGGTCATGGGGGCCGCCTAGGCCCCCTTGTAGGTCCAGGGAAAGGCCCTGGTAGGGGGTTCAGGGGTGCAAAGTCCCCCGACcaaaacgaattctagacattttagggaaaaaatactgctattctcagagcaaaaaaagttcaaatgaggtctaaaaagaatagaaaattttaagattttcacatttttagtatactgttcaatgtaaaaacatattatattgatagatctttgtatgttccaattctatccattacccgataatccagtatgattacgatttctttttttttaaaccaaattacaGCCAATATTGACAATGACTGTCGTTCGCCATTTAACgtaagtgcatatacaaattgaattgtgggattggggaattcccattgaacatgcgcgagtcacgtgacgcgatttgagagcattgagaactgtttatatttagtaattacgacaaatgAACGACTCAATCTTAGCTGTTACATCTACcacctttcagaaaagtttgcggaAGTGAAAGTGAACatctgagaataaaaacgcgtctttctttaaattttaccaagtacatgtagatctacttttCATTCCagatcgtgatataacttgtcaggtcattcatgcatgtagacctatatgtatgcatagtttggcaatcccaaaacacattatttacctacttactacattatgtgttatgaccatttgtataacaaaatgaattatttaattgaagtattttcaaatgcgtataattaaatgtgttatcagaaatcattttcagatttcattattcatgaaaaattaagaaaattctagcaacagacaCACATATATCTCGtatttttcatgtacagatgaaaatcatgccaaaattagacttcatgtataacatcacgtcattcttccttggggaaagcgtggactttaatatttagatgctgaataacaacttcgtagcgcagaggtcgctaatatcttttattttggtagaaaatcgaagagcatattttaatatgtggaaactttTTCTCTAACAAAAAACACTAGTTAATTACCCTCTACAGTGCTAAATTAGTTGAGATCAGTCAGtcatctgtgaaatgtacagctatttgatacagtttcacgaggggtcggcgtgtattcggctgcctgagcgctgattggttgacatgcttaccaagaagaatttaattgacagctggaaaaatcaatattggccacttgctcagaaattcattgaaaacagtagctcttcgGCGGAGTTAACGGACTTACTGAATGACCGGGCGTCACTCTACTATACtacggttattcctcgtcaattattgttGGTTTGAGTGATCAAAACTTCTGAtcacaattttaaagattcgggaaaaacaaccgattttctggcaattttaaccgatgaattcgatcggcaatcagttaataatgacaaccctgggatggtttagcaacttaaaaatttcaaacggccataactctctaaataaatcatctaaccagaacccacaaataacatgcgcatctcctcaaggtagttaagcttcccataaagcttcattgaattccagtcagtagttggggggacaagaattgcactatatgtatagttaatggaaaatttcaaagggccataactctgtgaaaaatcatccgaccaaaacctgttgataatatgcacatctcctcttgttagcgaagcttcccataaagtttcattgaatttcggtcattagttgctgagaaatagcccggacaaaaattgtgcacggacggaaggcagggccctcaatctgtcaaatctgCCACCGAATTTcagcggcagtcccccacctgaaaagtaaacttttttcccttttggggagatttttttttttttttaatagaaagatgtgtttcatgattattatatctcaattctatttcaatttaatcttttcaaacatactaaattatgaaaaatgcaatgaatatagtgcaaacatgtacaaatgaaataatgagagagtaagtaaaaaaatcccccaaaaagggaaacgccgcgaaaatttcccctcctaagggctgcggaccccttcccccaaagtagtgtgagggccctggaaggacacacggacagatgaagcggcgactatttgctcccctcccaaaaaaaaattgggggagcattAAAAACACttatctgctggtacaaataaagatgacccatttataatcctttcaaaatcatgTATAAATCAtgaattaaaatccaagccggtGCTCTAAATGTAGGGAAATTAAATTTACAATTTGAATAAACTGTAACTTGTCTCTGTGTTGACTGGTTGGTAAAGAAGAGAGCCTTAGATCAGACAGTCCTCCAGCTACCAGACTGGTTAATATTGCCCACACAAGACATGTCACTGACTCAACAAGTCAGTAGCGTCTTTAGGGCATATAAATGGTAAATATATGTGTCCCGGAAAAGCAACACTTTGGAAAAAACACACTAtaaatctgctggtacaaataaagctgacccatcTATAATCCTCTCAAAATCACACCATACATGTACcaaccattattatttaaatcaagcCATCATTGGTTGATATATTGACCAGCGTTGTTTGCACTTAGGGATAAGTGGGTTTTCTAAACTCAAGCGAATTCCAGGATCAGTCTATTTCTGGCCTGTTAAAGACTGCTTAAACAAGCTGAAGATAACACACCGACCTTTACTGTCAGCTATGAACTTTGTAGACTAATTCATCCGTACTTGTAAGAATTCTACTAAATCACAAGACATACCCAAGGACAAGTGCATTACTCAAACTTGACATTTACTGGGTGCATAAACATCAAAGAAGCTTTCATACACAGTCAAAGAGTGGCAATGGCTGCATTCAGTCATATGTTCTGATTAGTGAAGCTACTGTAAATTCTGATACTGAGATATCATGATTCACACATGAAGAATTTCCCATTTTAACAAAcaactgctgttttgtctgtgtGTAGACTGGTTGGTAAAGAAGACAGCCAAAGATCAGACTGTCCTCCAGCTTCCAGCCATATAATATGGCCAACTCAAGATTCTCACTATTCTCGTACAAGTCAGTGGCATCTTCTGGGCGATTGCAATTTTACACAAAGTACTCAGACTACTTTTGGaacttttgaataaaaataataagcaaAATGCTCAGCTTGACATCCTCAGAATTTATCAGTTTTCAGATTTCTCAACTAATAATTGAATGACTTTTAGACACAGATTCTCCTTAAAAGCAGAATTCTGGATATTTTCTTATCAATCAATTCCCTACAGACATTCTAGTCCATTAAAAATTTGTGTTAAAACTTACTTTTGAAGGGTGAATGCCAACATTTACAGAGGCACCGTTGGCCTTTTCTCTCTGAATTCTCTCTATGTAGACTACAAATTTCTTTCTGTAGCAAGAGACGACTTTTCCAACTTGCTGACCTTTGTAATGTCCGCGAACAACCTGgatttaatgaatttatataaaacataaaatttccAAACAAATATCAAGAACTAGCTAATTTAAAAACAGTATCAGTGCAATTGATGAAAGccaggtttttttcccactttttgggaagatagcccatggctttggaattgggaaatttatcggcattttcatgaaattgggaaaataaattcattagcctttttttccacatgaaaagtccactgattagggaaatacaaaatttgatataactctttataatcattcaaattaaaagaacaaaatcatataatactttgttagatgtaattgaattgaaattgagataaaatacgcattagacttctttctaaaaaaaaaaaaaaaaatttttatttttttattttgttggaaattgggaattttttgccacattttgggaaaaaagtatactttttgggattgggaacatagccgaatttgggctataaaatcgggccaaaaaaaccctgaaaaCTTCCCAATTATATTCATGAAAACATGAAAATGTGACAATAACCAGTTTTTTGttcatcattttgggaatgggccTGTGTCCTTTGAATTGGGGAAAAAAATCTCATTTGGTATGACTAAAATTTGAAAATAAGACAAGTGTTCTTGATTTTTGGAGCTGGATTTTAGACAAGTTAAATGTGAGACTTATTTTTGTGTGGAAACCttcaatggggggggggggggggggggagagatttatgtataaaacaagcaaattcattgaattgatatcgcGCAaaaatacttctggacacaaatatttctggacggatggacaatgccaacatcatcctcttatccatttattatatacccatacaaagtttcaatgaaattcgtcAAAGCACTTAGGACggtaacg containing:
- the LOC127843254 gene encoding 60S ribosomal protein L26-like, translated to MKLNKMVSSSRRKNRKRHFNAPSHIRRKLMSAPLSKELRQKHNVRSIPIRKDDEVQVVRGHYKGQQVGKVVSCYRKKFVVYIERIQREKANGASVNVGIHPSKVVIVKLKMDKDRKRILDRKAKARQTTDKGKHTEESIMETS